The DNA region TGCGGCACCACGCCAGCATGCTCGGCGGTCCGCTTCGGCATCGACAGCGATAACGGGGTGCGCTCCCCAGACGCGGCGTACGCGGCGAGGTAGGTGAACACCACCGTGTCGGAGGCGCTGCGCGTCATCTGGCCCGCGTGATGACCTTCGATGTAGACGTCGAGCGCCATCACGCGCCGCCGGTGACCTGGTCGAGAAGGGTATCGCTGGCCTCGGGGACCATGTCGCACACATAGCCCACACAGCGCAGCGCCTCGATCACGAGGCGTATCTGTGCCGTCGGGGAACCCTTCTCCGCAGACACGACCCACTGGCGCGAGACGCCCATCTTGTCGGCAAGGTCCTGCTGGGACCAGGCGTTGGCTTGCCGCCCGCTGCGAATCTGTGCTCCGATGTCAATTGCGTCGAGCGCGATCATTGCCCTCTCCTGTCGTCTGTGGGTGACGCGAACTCATGTGTCAACTATCGCTGACATTAGCGCGCGTGTCAACTAACCACGACACCATTCGCGAAACATGACGCGTGGGGGTTCAAGAAGCCTCGCGGGACCGCACCACGCCCCGCCGGGGACGAACCCAGACGGGGCGTGGTGCGATGAGGAGAGGTAACCAAACCGTGGGTCAGGTCAACCTGTCATCTATCCGTGCAGCAGTCCCCCCTTCTCACCCCCGGACGCGGCGTCGTAGGCCGCAAGCACCTCCAACTTGTACTTCGCGGTGAACGCACGACGCCGAGCCCGCTGAGGAACCTCCGGGTCCGGACGCTGCGCATCATCAACCATCAGAACAGGATCCTCGATTACAACCGAGGAGTCGAGCACAGTCGTAGTCATCGTCATTCGAGAGAAGTCTCCATCCCCGCCCATGGGTCACGAATTGTCAGGAAGTAGGCGCCTCACCCCGGGTTGAGAGTCAGGGGTAGGTTTGGCGGCATGACTATGGACTCGCCTCCCGACCGGATCCGGCGCCCGGGAGGTTGGCTGCCCGAAAAACAGGATGACCTCGAGGACTGGATCGAGGGGCACCGGGAACGCGTGGAAGCGCAGCGGGAAAACGTCCAATTGCACCCGGTGATCCTCGAGTTCCAGGATCTGATTGCCAGAGACCCGGTCGTCCGGCTCTACATGACGGAGATGATCAAGCAGGTTCCGAAATCTAAGCCCTACCGCAAGAGGCACCTCACAAGCGTCGACCAGATGCTCCTGCTGATCAACGAGATCCTCACCACGGCCCCGGAATTCAGTGATGGCGGCATGATCACCACCCCGCTGACAGCTCTCCTCGACTGGACCATGGGGACGGAGGCAGGGTTCGCTGCGCACCGCGACCCGCGCATCGTCGCGATGTTCCGCAAGGTGTTGGATGCCTGGTGCGTGTTCCTGACGAGCGAGGAGTCACTGTACGTATTGAATGACTCGCCCTCCGGGTGGATGTCAGAGAAGGCTCGGGAGGTCGTCGGGATGGACGACTACGAGTACGATCCTCTGGCCGCGCATTGGGGATTCACCTCGTGGAATGACTTCTTCGCCCGACGGCTGACCGCGACCTCCCGGCCTGTGGCGGATCGAGAGGACGACAAGGTAATCGTCAGTGCGTGCGAGTCGACTCCGTGCAAGATCAGCTCGGACGTGCAACGTCAGAGCAGGTTTTGGGTCAAGAATCAGCCCTACTCTCTCGATGACCTCCTCGCACGAGATGAATCTGTGGACCAGTTCGTCGGCGGGACCGTGTACCAGGCGTTTTTGAGTGCGCTGAACTACCACCGTTGGCATGCGCCGGTCGCGGGAACGATCGTCCGGGCGTATTTGAGAGACGGCACGTATTTCTCCGAAGCGGACTCCGAGGGTGTCGAGGCGGTCGATCCGACTCTGTCGCAGTCGTATCTGGCTCATGTCGCGGCCCGGGCGATCATCCTGATCAAGGCAGATGATCCGGTGATCGGTTTGATGGCGATGATCCCGGTCGGCATGGTCGAGGTCTCCTCCTGCGTCATCGATCCCGAAATCGTGCCCGGATACCACGTCAACAAAGGCGACGAGTTGGGCTACTTCCAGTTCGGTGGGTCGACCGCGTGTCTCGTCTTCCGGCCCGGCGTAATCGACGAGTTCGCCCTTGCCGCTCTGCCCCAACCACAGGATCCAAACGCGCCCCTAGTGCGCGTCCGGTCCAAGCTCGCCACAGCCAGATCCTGACCTGAATGCACACCGCGCAGCGCTTATGTCGAGCCGCCAAAAGGGGTACGCCTCGCAATCGGCGCGGTCAAAACCAGTAGGCAAGGGTGCAGGGCTGGTCCGCCTCCCGGACGTGGAGGTAGCGCCCTATGCGTAGTCTCTTTTCAATTCTGTCGACGCTCCTCGAAAGCTAGTCCGGTAGCGCTCTTCGAAAACTTGGCCACCCAGGCAGATTGGTTGGGTGATCACAGTGAACGAATGGGCGGAGATCCGTCACCTGCATGGCACTGCGGGCATGTCGATCCGGGGGATAGCGGCGCATCTGCGGCTCGCCCGGGACACGGTCGCGAGGACGTTGGCGGCCGATGGTCCGCCCGCGTATTCGAGACCGCCAGACCCCCCGGAGGCTTTAAGAGGCGTTTCGTGAGAAACCTCGGACGCAACAACAGGCACCGATCACTACGATCGGCGCCTGTTGTTGGCAGAGTATCTAAAGAAGGCTCTGCGTCATGCCACCTCGGCTCACGGTGCTGGCAGGAAGTCGCGGTTGATGAACGTGGAGTAATCGGGAATCGTCGCAGTCGACGGGAGGTTCCCCTCGGTCTTGGCCCACTGACCTAGGGACGACAGCCCGGTCGGCAGGTCGGACGGTAGTTCGATCGTGTAGTCGAACTCCGGCAGGATCGTCTTGACGAGATCAGGTGAAAGTTGGGTGGCCGTGGCGACGGCGCTGACCGCGCTGGCCTTCTGGCTCGTCAGGTCCTTGCTGGCCTTTTCCAATGCTAGTTCGAATGACTTGAGCGCATCGGCTTTGTTTTTGACGGCGGTCGTCGATGCTAGGTAGAGACTCTGTTGAACATAGGTTCCTGCTGCTGGCTTGAGCACGACGGCGTCGCTTCCGAGAGCCGCGATGACCTGCTGCTGGAAAGGCTGGAAGATGGAAACTGCGGGCACGTTGCCCTGCTGCATTGCGGTAACGATCGCCGAAGGGGCGACGTTGATCAGCTGGGCATCGACGCCAGATTGCTTCAGGAAGCTGGCGCCGAAGTACGCTGCGCTAGTTCCGAGGGGTGTCCCGACCTTTTTGCCCGCGAGGTCGGCGGCGGTTTTGATGCCGGCTTTCGCGCTGCCCACGATGACGGAACCCTTCCAGCGTGAACCGTCAGCAATGATGACCATGTTCTTGGCGCTGGCAAGAGCTGCGGAGACGGGGACGTCCGCGGAAGTGGTGATGTCGACCTGCCCGGCGGCAAGAGCTTGGAGTGATTGAACGCCCGTGGAGAAGTCGATCACCTTCACAGTGAGGCCTTCGGATTTGAAGTACCCGTTCGCTTCGGCGACGGGCACTTGTGCCCACGAAGGATCCGGAACGAAGCCGACGGTCAGGGTTTTGGACGCGGCGCTGTTGTTGGCGGCGGTCGTGTTCGAAGAGGAACAGGCGCTGAGAGAGGTGGCAACGATCGCCCCAAGGGCGAGCACGAAGACGCGATTTGCGAGGGGCCGGCGAAATGTGGAGGGCATGCGGATTCCTTCTGTATGCGGTAGTGGGGAAGGGGGTGTGGTGCTAGGTGAAGTCGGGGGGAGGAGCGGAACTACCTGGAAAGTGAAGTCGGTCCGATATTGGCCGCCTCACGAGCTCATCGTGGAGTCGACGGCGAAGGTCGCTGTAGCCTGCGGCGTCTGCCAGCTGGCCAGCCGGCCGCTCGGGCGGCGAAGGGTTGTCGATCGTGGCGGCGAGTTGGCCGTCTCATGGAGTTCATCGTGGAGTCGACGACGAAGGTCGCTGTAGCCTGCGGCGTCTGCCAACTTGCCAGCCGGCCGCTCGGGCGGCAAAGGGTTCTCGATCGTGGCGGCGAGTTGGCCGTCTCGGAGAACGAAGATTGTCTGTGAAAGCCGGATGGCCTCGTCCACGTCGTGCGTGACGAAGACGACGGTGCGGCCAAGTCGTGACCAGAGGTCTGTCACGAGGTCCTGCATCCGCAGGCGAGTCTGTGCATCCAGGGCGGCGAAGGGTTCATCCATGAGCATGACCTCAGGCTCGCCGGCAAGCATTCGGGCGATGCCAGCACGTTGACGCATTCCCCCGGACAAAGCAACCGGACGCTGACGCTTGACCTCGAGGGGCAGTCCGACGACGGTCAGCAGCTCATCGATGATCGGTTCCATGTCCCGCTTCGGCGTACCTTTGGCCTGCAGAGCGAACGCGACGTTGGCTCTGATAGTTGCCCAAGGAAAGAGGATGTCGCGCTGGAAAACCATGCCGCGACTCGGGTCTCTCCCCAGGATCGGTTCGGCGTCGGCGGTGACGTGTCCACTTGTCGGGCTCTCTATCCCTGCTAGGCATCGTAGGAGCGTGGATTTACCGCTGCCGGATGGGCCGACCAGGACCACGAACGATCCGGACTTGATGTCGAGGTTTACCGCGCGAAGAGCAGGTGCGGCCTTGGTCTTGTATGTGACTCCGAGGTCATGAACTGCGAGATCCATGTCAGTTCTCCTCTTTGGCCCAGGCGACGAATGGCCGCGCCACGTTGACAATGAGTTGGTCGCAGATCGCGCCGATAACCCCCAGAACTGCCAGCAGGAAAATCAGCCGGTCGGCTTGGGAGAACAGCTGTGCCTGTGAGATTCGATAGCCCAGACCATTGATGGTCCCGGTCATTTCCGCGACGACGATCACCACGAAAGCCGTCGCGCAGCCGACACGCATGCCTGCGACGATGTCGGGGAGAGCCTCCGGCAGGATGACCTTCCGGAGTGTTAGCCAGCGGGATGAGCCCAGGCAGCCGCTGACCTGCAAGTAGTCGGCCGGCGTTGAGGCAAGGCCCGCGTGGGCGTTGATCCAGACGGGAACGAACACGCCGAGTGCGACGACCACATACTTGCTCGCATCGCCGATGCCGAACCAGAGAATCGCGAGTGG from Demequina lutea includes:
- a CDS encoding phosphatidylserine decarboxylase family protein, with amino-acid sequence MTMDSPPDRIRRPGGWLPEKQDDLEDWIEGHRERVEAQRENVQLHPVILEFQDLIARDPVVRLYMTEMIKQVPKSKPYRKRHLTSVDQMLLLINEILTTAPEFSDGGMITTPLTALLDWTMGTEAGFAAHRDPRIVAMFRKVLDAWCVFLTSEESLYVLNDSPSGWMSEKAREVVGMDDYEYDPLAAHWGFTSWNDFFARRLTATSRPVADREDDKVIVSACESTPCKISSDVQRQSRFWVKNQPYSLDDLLARDESVDQFVGGTVYQAFLSALNYHRWHAPVAGTIVRAYLRDGTYFSEADSEGVEAVDPTLSQSYLAHVAARAIILIKADDPVIGLMAMIPVGMVEVSSCVIDPEIVPGYHVNKGDELGYFQFGGSTACLVFRPGVIDEFALAALPQPQDPNAPLVRVRSKLATARS
- a CDS encoding ABC transporter ATP-binding protein; the protein is MDLAVHDLGVTYKTKAAPALRAVNLDIKSGSFVVLVGPSGSGKSTLLRCLAGIESPTSGHVTADAEPILGRDPSRGMVFQRDILFPWATIRANVAFALQAKGTPKRDMEPIIDELLTVVGLPLEVKRQRPVALSGGMRQRAGIARMLAGEPEVMLMDEPFAALDAQTRLRMQDLVTDLWSRLGRTVVFVTHDVDEAIRLSQTIFVLRDGQLAATIENPLPPERPAGKLADAAGYSDLRRRLHDELHETANSPPRSTTLRRPSGRLASWQTPQATATFAVDSTMSS
- a CDS encoding ABC transporter substrate-binding protein, translated to MPSTFRRPLANRVFVLALGAIVATSLSACSSSNTTAANNSAASKTLTVGFVPDPSWAQVPVAEANGYFKSEGLTVKVIDFSTGVQSLQALAAGQVDITTSADVPVSAALASAKNMVIIADGSRWKGSVIVGSAKAGIKTAADLAGKKVGTPLGTSAAYFGASFLKQSGVDAQLINVAPSAIVTAMQQGNVPAVSIFQPFQQQVIAALGSDAVVLKPAAGTYVQQSLYLASTTAVKNKADALKSFELALEKASKDLTSQKASAVSAVATATQLSPDLVKTILPEFDYTIELPSDLPTGLSSLGQWAKTEGNLPSTATIPDYSTFINRDFLPAP
- a CDS encoding helix-turn-helix domain-containing protein, translating into MIALDAIDIGAQIRSGRQANAWSQQDLADKMGVSRQWVVSAEKGSPTAQIRLVIEALRCVGYVCDMVPEASDTLLDQVTGGA
- a CDS encoding ABC transporter permease, encoding MARLAGTFGGGAILGIALLVAVWSFLYATRLFPDNLFPSVPAVWRAGVQMWQQGLLGPDITASIRETAVGFVIGTVLGIALALGTATTRTGRFILQPVLRLLAPIPTIGLIPLAILWFGIGDASKYVVVALGVFVPVWINAHAGLASTPADYLQVSGCLGSSRWLTLRKVILPEALPDIVAGMRVGCATAFVVIVVAEMTGTINGLGYRISQAQLFSQADRLIFLLAVLGVIGAICDQLIVNVARPFVAWAKEEN